Proteins encoded in a region of the Mycoplasma mobile 163K genome:
- the rpsG gene encoding 30S ribosomal protein S7 — protein sequence MSRRKKAPIRQVLSDPIFNSKTITKLINTIMLDGKKSIAERILYQAFEIIKTKTNKDPMEVFQLALDNITPQLEVKTRRVGGTNYQVPMEVTKRRKETLSLRWLIHYSRLRSEKTMQECLANEIIDASNKTGSSIKKREDTHKMAEANKAFAHFRW from the coding sequence ATGTCAAGAAGAAAAAAAGCTCCGATAAGACAAGTTTTGAGTGATCCAATTTTTAACTCAAAAACAATTACTAAGCTTATTAACACAATTATGTTAGATGGTAAAAAATCAATTGCCGAAAGAATTTTATATCAAGCATTTGAAATCATCAAAACAAAAACAAATAAAGATCCAATGGAAGTATTTCAATTAGCTTTAGATAACATCACTCCACAACTTGAAGTAAAAACAAGACGTGTAGGAGGAACAAACTATCAAGTTCCAATGGAAGTTACAAAAAGAAGAAAAGAAACTTTATCACTTCGTTGATTAATTCACTATTCGCGTTTGAGATCAGAAAAAACCATGCAAGAATGTTTAGCAAATGAAATCATTGATGCTTCAAACAAAACCGGTTCTTCTATTAAAAAAAGAGAGGACACACATAAAATGGCAGAGGCTAATAAAGCATTTGCTCATTTTAGATGATAA
- the rpsL gene encoding 30S ribosomal protein S12, whose product MPTINQLVSQGRKKKVWKTSSPALSLVYNSLNKKQTEIPAPFKRGVCTRVATMTPKKPNSALRKYARVKLSNGFEVTAYIPGEGHNIQEHSVVLIRGGRVKDLPGVRYTIVRGTQDAAGVANRNQSRSRYGTKKPKPKS is encoded by the coding sequence ATGCCAACAATCAATCAATTAGTTTCTCAAGGAAGAAAAAAGAAAGTGTGAAAAACTTCTTCACCAGCTTTATCACTTGTCTATAACTCATTAAATAAAAAACAAACAGAAATTCCTGCACCTTTTAAAAGAGGAGTATGTACAAGGGTAGCAACAATGACACCTAAAAAACCTAACTCAGCTTTACGTAAATATGCAAGAGTAAAACTATCAAATGGATTTGAAGTAACAGCTTATATTCCAGGCGAAGGACACAATATTCAAGAGCACTCTGTTGTTTTAATTCGCGGTGGTAGAGTAAAAGATTTACCAGGAGTTAGATACACAATTGTTCGTGGAACTCAAGATGCAGCTGGGGTTGCAAATAGAAACCAGTCTCGTTCACGTTATGGAACAAAAAAACCAAAACCAAAAAGTTAG
- a CDS encoding RpiB/LacA/LacB family sugar-phosphate isomerase gives MKKSKFILASDHAGYKLKEEIKKYLIEKGLPYTDLGTNSETESVSYSEFGKKLGKYVHENPNDYGIGICGTGLGMSYAVNRFKNVRGARIHSVEDAHLAKQHNNANVLIFGGRQQKIEDIKKMIDEFINTEFEKGRHLDRIKDLDDEI, from the coding sequence ATGAAAAAAAGTAAATTTATCTTAGCTAGTGATCATGCTGGTTATAAATTAAAAGAAGAAATAAAAAAATATCTAATCGAAAAAGGATTACCATATACAGATTTAGGAACAAATAGTGAAACAGAAAGTGTTTCATATAGTGAATTTGGAAAAAAATTAGGAAAATATGTTCATGAAAATCCCAATGATTATGGAATTGGAATTTGTGGAACAGGTTTAGGAATGTCTTATGCTGTTAATCGTTTTAAAAATGTTAGAGGGGCGAGAATTCATTCTGTAGAAGATGCTCATTTAGCTAAACAACATAACAATGCCAATGTATTAATTTTTGGTGGAAGACAACAAAAAATAGAAGATATTAAAAAAATGATTGATGAATTCATTAATACAGAATTTGAAAAAGGCAGACATCTAGATCGTATTAAAGATCTTGATGATGAAATTTAA
- a CDS encoding Sua5/YciO/YrdC/YwlC family protein, with amino-acid sequence MNKFKDVFIVSTDTVTGIGISIHHENPNLLYELKNRPKNKKIAIVVGSIEQARKMPFWNEKAEAFANILWPGAVTLIVNDQAIRMPNCKKLQDFIIDEGPFFLTSANKSGEDPIEINNAQKIFPEVTKIYNFCKGNGKSSIIIDIETKKRLR; translated from the coding sequence ATGAATAAATTTAAAGATGTTTTTATTGTTTCAACAGATACAGTAACAGGAATTGGAATTAGTATCCATCATGAAAATCCTAATTTACTCTATGAGTTAAAAAATCGCCCTAAAAATAAGAAAATAGCTATAGTAGTTGGTTCAATAGAGCAAGCAAGAAAAATGCCATTTTGAAATGAAAAAGCTGAAGCTTTTGCAAATATTTTATGACCTGGAGCAGTAACTTTAATTGTCAATGATCAAGCAATAAGAATGCCTAATTGTAAAAAATTGCAAGATTTTATTATTGATGAAGGACCATTTTTTCTAACAAGTGCAAATAAAAGTGGTGAAGATCCCATTGAAATAAATAATGCTCAAAAAATTTTCCCTGAAGTTACAAAAATTTATAATTTTTGTAAAGGCAATGGAAAATCTTCAATTATAATTGATATAGAAACAAAAAAGAGGTTGAGGTAA
- the mutM gene encoding DNA-formamidopyrimidine glycosylase — protein MPELPEVKTVILHLKKLILDKTISKIEIFIPKMIKEISSEEFKKYLENETIFNIENEGKFIVFFLSNNKIMLSHLRMEGGYNFYSKKRQKEIHDRLIFHFTDGSSLHYHDSRMFGTFHFRNSENYLKIKPLSLVAPVPWKIDLDEFFKLLKRKKTAIKKILLDQQIIAGLGNIYVDETLFASKVHPEFKANQLSLEQVKLILKNATRILQESTKLGGSSIRSYTSLNEKEGSFQNFLQVHTKFNKPCPNCGELIQKIKLGGRGTYFCKKCQQLN, from the coding sequence ATGCCTGAATTACCAGAAGTAAAAACCGTTATTTTACATTTAAAAAAACTTATATTAGATAAAACAATTTCGAAAATTGAGATTTTTATCCCTAAAATGATAAAAGAAATTTCAAGTGAAGAGTTTAAAAAATATTTAGAAAATGAAACTATTTTCAATATTGAAAACGAAGGAAAATTTATTGTCTTTTTTTTAAGTAATAATAAAATTATGTTGTCTCACCTTAGAATGGAAGGAGGATATAATTTTTATTCCAAAAAAAGACAAAAAGAAATTCATGATAGATTGATTTTTCATTTTACTGATGGATCTTCATTACATTATCACGATTCAAGAATGTTTGGTACATTTCATTTTAGAAATAGTGAAAATTATTTGAAAATTAAACCTTTATCCTTAGTGGCTCCTGTTCCGTGAAAAATTGATTTAGATGAATTTTTTAAGCTTTTAAAAAGAAAAAAAACTGCAATCAAAAAAATTTTGTTAGATCAACAAATAATTGCAGGTTTAGGAAATATTTATGTTGATGAAACTTTATTTGCTTCTAAAGTTCATCCTGAATTTAAAGCAAATCAATTATCTTTAGAACAAGTAAAGTTAATATTGAAAAATGCAACAAGAATTTTACAAGAATCAACTAAATTAGGTGGCTCTTCAATTAGAAGTTATACTTCTTTAAATGAAAAAGAAGGATCTTTTCAAAATTTCTTGCAAGTTCATACAAAATTTAATAAGCCTTGCCCTAATTGTGGTGAATTGATCCAAAAAATAAAACTTGGTGGAAGAGGGACATATTTTTGTAAAAAATGTCAACAACTAAATTAG
- a CDS encoding DNA-processing protein DprA — MKEIIIYFSIKYQGDYFKIKNALIKMEKIDIEKLIQWNKKLENNKIKVLTKFDQTYPNSFKNIKYSPYAIFYKGNIDLLNSEKIMLVGDSFEKSYEDIENSLHPIILKKTLLSLGFKNFDEKIYNLFKNNNGKIISFSANGLIDQYMFNEIDLNLNNLIISEYPFKINLSKRKLFKRNYLSSILSDFLIIYNSEKNSKLFNLINFFLNSGKEIFCFPPKGDDGNLILLNDGANFVTKIVV; from the coding sequence ATGAAAGAAATTATTATTTATTTTTCAATAAAATATCAAGGAGATTATTTTAAAATTAAAAATGCACTAATAAAAATGGAAAAAATTGATATAGAAAAATTAATACAATGGAACAAAAAACTTGAAAATAATAAAATAAAAGTCTTGACAAAATTTGATCAAACTTATCCAAATTCTTTTAAAAATATTAAATATTCGCCCTATGCTATTTTTTACAAAGGAAATATAGATTTGCTAAATAGCGAGAAAATAATGCTTGTTGGAGATTCTTTTGAAAAAAGTTATGAGGATATTGAAAATAGTTTGCATCCGATAATTTTGAAAAAGACACTATTGTCATTGGGTTTTAAAAACTTCGATGAAAAAATTTACAATTTATTTAAAAATAATAATGGAAAAATTATTAGTTTTTCAGCAAATGGTTTAATCGATCAATATATGTTTAATGAAATTGATTTAAATTTAAATAATTTAATAATTAGTGAATACCCTTTTAAAATAAATTTAAGTAAAAGAAAACTATTTAAAAGAAATTATTTATCAAGTATCCTTTCAGATTTTTTAATAATTTATAATTCAGAAAAAAATTCAAAGCTATTCAATTTAATAAATTTTTTCCTAAATAGTGGAAAGGAAATATTTTGCTTTCCTCCAAAAGGAGATGATGGAAATTTAATTCTTCTTAATGATGGAGCTAATTTTGTTACAAAAATTGTTGTTTAA
- a CDS encoding YihY/virulence factor BrkB family protein, translating to MFKKSLGIGWENFNRKKPRKISKIFKFSSKDKINRKSFVSSKMVVPVYENKTLKKIIKSILNFGLRITSSRVKWNKNKALNEELVDNTYKKIQSKEFAFIPAGLALYLFMAFIPILTIVFSVFSFNLEFTEILRTDILGRLIPGIESSIPAIQEFFQSSTVGTVALIILLASSFWLSSNGFVKFIKSESLIYNFQNIENNLILRIKGILIVLGLSVFMSLVLLVVIPIVKILKENLLIQSPTTFFAIFYILSFILIIFSSYVAFLLLFKLSPSFKLKFKDVSPGAIVTTIPTSLFIVIFGSLSSIDLINYGNFGTIGTFMFLVILILQLSFYLYAGLIINAAYYQTFVGKKLIPKYKSKVKSLEN from the coding sequence ATGTTTAAAAAAAGTTTAGGAATTGGATGAGAAAATTTTAATAGGAAAAAACCAAGGAAAATTTCTAAAATTTTCAAATTTTCTTCTAAAGATAAAATAAATAGAAAATCATTTGTAAGTTCAAAAATGGTTGTCCCAGTTTATGAAAATAAAACATTAAAAAAAATAATCAAATCAATATTAAATTTTGGACTTAGAATAACTTCATCAAGAGTTAAATGAAATAAAAACAAAGCTCTTAATGAAGAACTTGTAGATAATACATATAAAAAGATTCAAAGTAAGGAATTTGCTTTTATCCCTGCAGGTCTTGCATTGTATTTGTTTATGGCTTTTATTCCGATATTGACAATAGTTTTTTCAGTTTTTTCATTTAATCTTGAATTTACAGAAATTTTAAGAACAGATATATTAGGAAGATTAATTCCAGGAATCGAATCATCTATTCCTGCAATCCAAGAATTTTTCCAATCTAGCACTGTAGGTACAGTTGCACTAATAATTTTACTTGCATCCTCGTTTTGATTATCTTCAAATGGTTTTGTAAAATTTATCAAGAGTGAATCACTTATATATAATTTTCAAAACATTGAAAATAATTTAATTTTAAGAATTAAAGGAATTTTAATTGTTTTAGGATTAAGTGTATTTATGTCTTTGGTTTTACTTGTTGTAATTCCGATTGTAAAAATCTTAAAGGAAAATTTACTTATTCAATCTCCAACAACTTTTTTTGCAATTTTTTATATTTTGTCATTTATTCTAATTATTTTTAGTTCATATGTTGCTTTTTTATTGTTATTTAAATTAAGCCCAAGCTTTAAATTGAAATTTAAAGATGTTAGTCCAGGAGCTATTGTCACAACAATTCCGACTAGTTTATTTATTGTTATTTTTGGTTCGTTATCATCAATAGATTTAATTAATTATGGTAATTTTGGGACTATAGGAACTTTTATGTTTTTAGTCATTTTAATTTTACAATTATCTTTTTATCTTTATGCAGGTTTAATTATTAATGCAGCATATTATCAAACTTTTGTAGGAAAAAAATTAATACCTAAATACAAAAGTAAAGTCAAATCTTTAGAAAATTAA
- the gatB gene encoding Asp-tRNA(Asn)/Glu-tRNA(Gln) amidotransferase subunit GatB, translating into MNTFETVIGIEIHIELNTKTKMFSPAPNKFNEKPNTLVHPIDVAYPGTLPRLNKEAVVKAIKLAKALNMEIDTLLRFDRKNYFYPDLPKSFQITQQNFPIGKNGTLTIESNGKKKEILIERIHLEEDTAKQIHLNDKTLVDYNRAGVPLIEIVTKPIISNAEEAANYVDMIRKIVSFIDISDAKMSEGSLRADVNISIRPFGQKFLGEKVEIKNLNSVSNLKKAIEFEKNLQIKKILSNEKIESQTKRFDESKNETVVMRTKSKTIDYKYIPEPNIPFIRIPKDFIDKIKVENLPWNIEKKLLSQNISSEFVQQFLNDFQMLLVFESIIYPNREKLSKVFFSELISLANSKNVHIKDLKFNFSEFVIALKFLDNGEISGKHLKTIINEIFTKNEKVEDIVSRNNLRLISDEDLIFNLINKASKDKNEIILEYPNKPEKVLKYLTGFVMKETEGQANPVLSFNLAKKYLDEKFKKV; encoded by the coding sequence ATGAATACTTTCGAAACAGTAATTGGTATTGAAATACATATTGAGTTGAATACGAAAACAAAAATGTTTTCTCCTGCACCAAATAAATTTAATGAAAAACCCAACACTTTGGTGCATCCGATTGATGTGGCTTATCCAGGGACCCTACCAAGACTTAATAAAGAAGCAGTTGTCAAAGCAATAAAACTTGCAAAAGCTTTAAATATGGAAATTGATACCTTATTGCGTTTTGATAGAAAAAATTATTTTTATCCTGATCTTCCAAAATCATTTCAAATAACACAACAAAATTTTCCAATTGGAAAAAACGGAACATTAACAATAGAATCAAATGGAAAGAAAAAAGAAATTTTAATTGAAAGAATTCATTTAGAAGAAGACACTGCAAAGCAAATTCACCTTAATGATAAGACTTTGGTCGATTACAATAGAGCAGGAGTTCCATTAATTGAAATTGTCACAAAACCTATTATTTCAAATGCAGAAGAAGCTGCAAATTATGTTGATATGATTAGAAAAATTGTTTCATTTATAGACATAAGTGATGCAAAAATGTCAGAGGGATCTTTGAGAGCTGATGTAAATATTTCTATAAGACCTTTTGGACAAAAGTTTTTAGGAGAAAAAGTTGAAATTAAAAACTTAAACTCTGTTTCTAATCTTAAAAAAGCTATTGAATTTGAAAAAAACTTACAAATTAAAAAAATCTTATCCAACGAAAAAATTGAATCCCAAACAAAAAGATTTGATGAATCTAAAAATGAAACAGTTGTTATGAGAACTAAAAGTAAAACAATTGATTATAAGTATATTCCAGAGCCCAACATTCCTTTTATAAGAATTCCAAAAGATTTTATAGATAAAATTAAAGTTGAAAATCTTCCATGAAACATTGAAAAAAAATTATTATCTCAAAATATTTCATCTGAATTTGTACAACAATTTTTGAACGATTTTCAAATGCTTTTAGTATTTGAATCAATTATTTATCCTAATCGTGAAAAGCTTTCTAAAGTATTTTTTTCTGAATTAATTTCTCTAGCGAATTCAAAAAATGTACACATTAAAGATCTAAAGTTCAATTTTTCAGAATTTGTTATTGCATTAAAATTTTTGGATAATGGAGAAATTTCTGGAAAACATTTAAAAACTATAATTAATGAAATTTTCACTAAAAATGAAAAAGTAGAAGATATTGTTTCAAGAAATAATTTAAGATTGATTTCAGATGAGGATTTAATTTTTAATTTAATAAATAAAGCATCTAAAGATAAAAATGAAATTATTTTAGAATATCCAAATAAACCTGAAAAAGTTTTGAAATATCTAACTGGTTTTGTGATGAAAGAAACAGAAGGTCAAGCAAATCCTGTATTATCTTTTAATCTTGCTAAAAAATATTTAGATGAAAAATTTAAAAAAGTATAA
- a CDS encoding amidase family protein → MFKFTTNIKNAIEHLKNDKNNAVSHVFLDAKNSEGLLSKTTYVLKDVFAHSNSTSEGSSDFLKGFKPFYNSTIITKLQKEGAALVGKTNLDEFGLGATGTFSSKGVILNPLDSTRIVGGSSSGSAAIFNEKLSFAIGTDTGDSVRLPASFVGKVGFKPSYGSVSRYGLFPFASSLDTVGWFTHNVQDSNILAKVLYGKDEKDFTSLDVKMNIVKAEKPKTIGIFNCYKFLGEETSKKFNDLINILENEGIKINVLEIPEEYLLLIQVVYRIISYSEASTNLANLNGMAFGNKKHGNNWEEIMINTRSENFGYMVQKRLTLGAYFLDVENQEDLFLRAQKVRRILKDSILSFFNKLKIDMILMPSSPEVAPKIDSISSNEKNNYGYMPYILTLSNLVGNPSISIPWITSQNEKLPINITIETNIYDDEKLFSYSLFLEEFLSKKGIR, encoded by the coding sequence ATGTTTAAATTTACTACAAATATTAAAAATGCTATAGAACATTTAAAAAACGACAAAAACAATGCAGTTTCTCATGTTTTTTTGGATGCTAAAAATTCAGAAGGTCTTCTTTCAAAAACAACCTATGTTTTGAAAGATGTTTTTGCTCATAGTAATTCTACTTCTGAAGGTTCTTCGGATTTTTTGAAAGGATTTAAACCATTTTATAATTCAACAATTATTACTAAATTACAAAAAGAAGGTGCAGCTTTAGTTGGTAAAACTAACTTGGATGAATTTGGTTTAGGTGCAACAGGAACATTTTCATCAAAAGGTGTGATTTTAAACCCTTTAGATTCAACAAGAATTGTAGGAGGTTCTTCATCAGGTTCTGCTGCAATTTTTAATGAAAAGTTAAGTTTTGCAATTGGTACTGACACAGGAGATTCAGTAAGGTTACCTGCTTCTTTTGTTGGAAAAGTTGGATTTAAACCATCTTATGGATCTGTTTCTAGGTATGGTTTATTTCCTTTTGCCTCAAGTTTAGATACAGTAGGTTGATTTACTCATAATGTTCAAGATAGTAATATTCTTGCTAAAGTTTTATATGGTAAAGATGAAAAAGATTTTACAAGTTTAGATGTAAAAATGAATATAGTTAAAGCTGAAAAACCAAAAACAATTGGAATTTTTAATTGTTATAAATTTTTAGGTGAAGAAACATCAAAAAAATTTAATGATTTAATCAATATTTTGGAAAACGAAGGAATAAAAATTAATGTTTTAGAAATTCCAGAAGAATACTTATTGCTAATTCAAGTAGTTTATAGAATCATTTCTTATTCAGAAGCTTCTACAAATTTAGCTAATTTAAATGGAATGGCTTTTGGTAATAAAAAGCATGGTAATAATTGGGAAGAAATCATGATAAATACAAGGAGTGAAAATTTTGGCTATATGGTTCAAAAAAGATTAACTCTTGGTGCATATTTTTTAGATGTTGAAAATCAAGAAGATCTATTTTTAAGAGCTCAAAAAGTTAGAAGAATTTTAAAGGATTCTATATTATCATTTTTTAATAAGTTAAAAATTGATATGATATTGATGCCATCTTCTCCTGAAGTTGCTCCTAAAATTGATTCTATTTCTTCTAATGAAAAAAATAATTATGGATACATGCCATATATTTTAACTTTATCTAATTTAGTTGGTAATCCTTCTATTTCTATTCCTTGAATTACAAGTCAAAATGAAAAATTACCTATAAATATCACAATTGAGACAAATATTTACGATGATGAAAAATTGTTTTCATATTCATTATTTTTAGAAGAATTTTTAAGCAAAAAAGGAATTAGATAA
- a CDS encoding Asp-tRNA(Asn)/Glu-tRNA(Gln) amidotransferase subunit GatC gives MNKHQFKEIAISIKLIPSEKVLNSLEREFNAIEKTLVLLKKVDIKNIKALSHINENETFYLREDDSDTSELLTQDQIFENAKDFYQDYVVVSKVVK, from the coding sequence TTGAACAAACATCAATTTAAAGAAATTGCGATTTCTATTAAACTTATACCTTCAGAAAAAGTACTAAATTCATTAGAAAGAGAATTTAATGCAATTGAAAAGACTTTAGTCTTACTAAAAAAAGTTGATATAAAAAATATCAAGGCTTTGTCACATATAAATGAAAATGAAACTTTTTATTTAAGAGAAGATGATTCTGATACAAGCGAATTGTTAACTCAAGATCAAATTTTTGAAAATGCAAAAGATTTTTATCAAGACTATGTCGTTGTTTCAAAAGTGGTCAAATAA
- the mraZ gene encoding division/cell wall cluster transcriptional repressor MraZ, translating into MFGSYEKTLDSKNRLVIPSKFRDELGETFYITLGFEKSLEFRSKKSFEEFSNKISSNNLLDSKMRELSRYIFANTIEVSSDKLGRVIILDNLLKKAEIEKDAVIVGVGNKAELWSKEKFEKITNIYENEENIKKLTQELFEKGAVL; encoded by the coding sequence ATGTTTGGATCATATGAAAAAACTTTAGATTCTAAAAATAGATTAGTTATTCCATCTAAATTCAGAGATGAACTTGGTGAAACATTTTACATTACACTTGGTTTTGAAAAATCACTTGAATTTAGGAGTAAAAAATCTTTTGAAGAATTTAGTAATAAAATCAGTTCAAACAATTTACTTGATTCAAAAATGAGAGAATTAAGTCGTTATATTTTTGCAAACACTATTGAAGTCAGTTCAGATAAATTAGGTAGAGTTATTATTTTGGATAACTTATTAAAAAAAGCTGAAATTGAAAAGGATGCTGTTATTGTCGGTGTTGGTAATAAGGCTGAATTATGATCAAAAGAAAAATTTGAAAAAATTACAAATATATACGAAAATGAAGAGAACATTAAAAAATTAACACAAGAATTATTTGAAAAAGGTGCAGTTTTATAA
- the rsmH gene encoding 16S rRNA (cytosine(1402)-N(4))-methyltransferase RsmH, whose protein sequence is MESNVHIPILLNEVLSAFNLKETDVVIDLTLGRAGHSQEMLKKIPKGLLIGIDKDKSAITFSKEKLEQIGSNFKLFHSDFSKISDLLKELKISKVNAILIDLGISSPQIDNANRGFSYNKESRLDMRMNLDQKLDAHFIVNSYSEEQLKNLLYRNAEIKNSRQIAKIITSNRPIETTLQLSVILKKYLPAFIVRKKDPSKAVFQALRVEVNDEINSLNFLLKNLVSILEENGKVAIITFNSIEDRIVKKYFGSFIKDDVLAFLPTKKEKEFEVKTYLPSKKELEENPRSKSAKMRVLKKIER, encoded by the coding sequence ATGGAATCAAATGTTCATATTCCTATACTGTTAAATGAAGTTTTGAGTGCTTTTAATTTGAAAGAAACAGATGTTGTTATTGATCTTACTTTAGGAAGAGCTGGCCATTCTCAAGAAATGCTAAAAAAAATTCCAAAAGGTTTATTAATTGGAATTGATAAAGATAAAAGTGCAATCACATTTTCAAAAGAAAAATTAGAACAAATTGGAAGTAATTTCAAATTGTTTCATAGTGATTTTAGTAAAATTTCTGACTTATTAAAAGAATTGAAAATTTCAAAAGTAAATGCAATTTTAATTGATTTAGGAATATCATCACCTCAAATTGACAATGCTAATAGGGGATTTAGTTATAACAAAGAATCAAGACTAGACATGAGAATGAATTTAGACCAAAAATTAGATGCACATTTTATTGTAAATAGTTATTCAGAAGAGCAATTAAAAAATCTTTTATATAGGAATGCAGAAATAAAAAATTCAAGACAAATAGCAAAAATTATTACTTCTAATAGGCCAATTGAAACGACTTTACAACTGAGTGTAATTCTAAAAAAATACTTGCCTGCTTTTATTGTTAGAAAAAAAGACCCAAGTAAAGCAGTATTTCAAGCATTGAGAGTTGAAGTTAATGATGAGATAAATTCTTTAAATTTTCTTTTAAAAAATCTAGTTTCAATACTTGAAGAAAATGGAAAAGTTGCAATCATCACCTTTAACTCAATTGAAGATCGAATTGTTAAAAAATATTTTGGAAGTTTTATAAAAGATGATGTTCTAGCATTTTTACCAACTAAAAAAGAAAAAGAATTTGAAGTAAAAACTTACTTGCCTTCAAAAAAAGAATTAGAAGAAAATCCAAGATCAAAAAGCGCAAAAATGCGAGTATTAAAAAAGATAGAAAGGTAA
- a CDS encoding winged helix-turn-helix domain-containing protein — translation MKSNPNLKLLVLKNDNNNENLNIFFRDLERYFFVDVYYCFLDNLTTATLQNYNFVIVENFHKEQILTEDKYQLINTLFPNSKIFWLLNKYNENSTFFLRNINNDILYYNENYEIFKISNLSYLKNYFKGFESGNFISHRSLFLDFVSNKFFYNNKILELTKKEFLVLSFLLHNRDSDSIDKNRIFRYVWDIENDTDNSRVVDQILHKLKKKINSSYFENILGKGTKII, via the coding sequence ATGAAAAGCAATCCCAATCTTAAATTACTTGTACTCAAAAATGATAATAATAACGAAAATTTAAATATCTTCTTTAGAGATCTAGAAAGGTACTTTTTTGTAGATGTTTATTATTGTTTTTTAGACAATTTAACTACAGCAACATTGCAAAATTACAATTTTGTAATTGTGGAAAATTTTCATAAGGAGCAAATTTTAACTGAAGATAAATATCAATTAATTAATACTTTATTTCCTAATAGTAAGATTTTTTGATTATTAAACAAATATAATGAGAATAGCACATTTTTTTTAAGAAATATCAATAATGATATTTTGTACTATAATGAAAATTACGAAATTTTTAAAATCTCTAATTTATCATATTTGAAAAACTATTTCAAAGGGTTTGAATCAGGTAATTTCATCTCACATAGATCACTTTTTTTAGATTTTGTCTCAAATAAATTTTTTTACAACAATAAAATTTTAGAATTAACAAAAAAAGAATTTCTAGTTTTGTCTTTTTTACTTCATAATCGTGATTCAGATTCAATTGACAAAAATAGAATTTTTCGATATGTTTGAGATATAGAAAATGATACAGATAATTCAAGAGTTGTAGATCAAATACTACATAAATTAAAAAAGAAAATAAATTCTTCTTATTTTGAAAATATTTTAGGAAAAGGAACAAAAATTATTTAA
- the recO gene encoding DNA repair protein RecO, with protein MSLKNIESIIIKSENFQEFDVILSVMDFNKIYPIIALGVRKIKSKNRNGVLLGSYSELEFFEARLNNKTSKLKKAHLIKNFDLLNSENLLIVQELFKYINKVNVNTQAVFNSYLECLDEFGKGNNFFIKTYIVNKTLFSLGLNVNYSFCYKCGTNQKLANFSFFEGGFSCFKHSKNKLNAKILQSIYNLNISFKKYVETTSAETNIFIFNILKNYIDENTF; from the coding sequence ATGTCTCTAAAAAATATTGAATCAATTATAATAAAAAGTGAAAATTTCCAAGAATTTGATGTAATTTTGAGTGTTATGGATTTTAATAAAATTTATCCAATAATTGCACTTGGAGTTAGAAAAATTAAAAGCAAAAATCGCAATGGAGTTTTACTAGGATCATATAGCGAATTAGAATTTTTTGAAGCTAGATTAAATAACAAAACTTCAAAACTTAAAAAAGCACATTTAATTAAAAATTTTGACTTACTAAATTCAGAAAACTTACTTATTGTTCAAGAATTGTTTAAATATATTAATAAAGTAAATGTTAATACTCAAGCAGTTTTCAATTCTTATTTAGAATGTTTGGATGAATTTGGAAAAGGAAATAATTTTTTTATAAAAACTTACATTGTCAATAAAACTTTATTTTCACTAGGGTTAAATGTTAATTATTCTTTTTGTTATAAATGTGGGACAAATCAAAAATTAGCCAACTTTTCTTTTTTTGAAGGAGGTTTTTCTTGTTTTAAGCATTCGAAAAATAAATTGAATGCAAAAATTCTTCAAAGTATTTATAATTTAAATATAAGTTTTAAAAAATATGTTGAAACAACTTCGGCAGAAACAAATATTTTTATATTTAATATATTAAAAAATTACATTGATGAAAATACTTTTTAA